A stretch of Paenibacillus peoriae DNA encodes these proteins:
- a CDS encoding AbrB/MazE/SpoVT family DNA-binding domain-containing protein — protein MKSTGMTRPLDALGRIVIPKEMRISMDYNVGDPVEIFADEETGILAFRKYTGVTCKMCGSTEQLTYFRDSFICGECIESLKKGVNFSPVLRPAKSALSNSQRSNKESKRLRRSTQQMIESLKELMQKHPNAAQHEYAKILEVSQARISQLKKML, from the coding sequence TTGAAAAGTACAGGTATGACACGTCCCCTAGATGCGTTAGGCCGTATCGTTATTCCCAAAGAAATGCGAATTTCCATGGATTATAATGTGGGTGATCCTGTTGAGATTTTTGCAGATGAGGAAACCGGTATTCTCGCCTTTCGAAAATATACTGGGGTGACGTGTAAAATGTGTGGTTCAACAGAACAATTAACTTATTTTAGAGACAGCTTTATTTGCGGGGAATGTATTGAGAGTTTAAAGAAGGGGGTAAATTTCAGCCCAGTCCTAAGACCAGCCAAATCAGCTTTATCCAACTCACAACGATCTAATAAAGAGTCCAAACGTCTGCGGCGATCGACACAACAGATGATCGAAAGTCTAAAAGAATTAATGCAAAAGCACCCCAATGCAGCACAGCACGAATATGCCAAAATACTTGAGGTTTCCCAAGCCCGTATATCCCAGCTCAAAAAAATGCTATAA
- a CDS encoding ECF transporter S component — translation MKESRMFAKFTTLDIVLMAMLATLNGVMTVYLSLINKTLNSLGGPIATSTIVGLYMIYGLLAYYIIRKPGTAVIAYAFGAVVQSFMGSAYGIASIIAAAVCYMIAAELVFALLRYRRWNAVSLMLVGGAMVPLWFIVAANMFGYMHWGWKVLTIALVVRILSGIVLCGLLTKVLGDALNRTGLLKRFELGRASRA, via the coding sequence ATGAAGGAATCTCGTATGTTTGCAAAGTTTACAACGCTGGATATCGTACTCATGGCGATGCTGGCCACGTTGAACGGCGTCATGACCGTGTATTTGTCGCTCATTAACAAAACATTAAACAGTCTGGGAGGGCCTATCGCAACTTCCACTATTGTCGGTCTGTACATGATATACGGTTTGTTGGCCTATTATATTATTCGTAAGCCGGGTACGGCGGTTATTGCTTATGCTTTTGGTGCGGTAGTGCAGTCTTTTATGGGCTCTGCCTATGGAATTGCTTCTATTATTGCGGCGGCTGTCTGCTATATGATTGCGGCTGAGTTGGTATTTGCTTTGTTGCGGTATCGGCGCTGGAACGCAGTTTCGCTGATGCTAGTGGGTGGGGCTATGGTTCCGCTGTGGTTTATTGTGGCAGCCAATATGTTTGGCTATATGCATTGGGGGTGGAAGGTGCTGACGATTGCACTGGTCGTTCGTATCCTGAGCGGCATTGTCCTGTGTGGTCTGCTGACGAAAGTGCTGGGCGATGCCTTAAATCGTACGGGACTGTTAAAACGGTTTGAACTAGGACGC
- a CDS encoding energy-coupling factor transporter transmembrane component T family protein: protein MLFQYNGGSSPLHRLGPLSKLIWVGCFSLLSMVWDSTLREAVLLAVLIAVAGLGARLTLARQLRAMSFLIGLGIPYFILSILAIREGHPVASWGPIVITAEGLDIAGALTLRIFVLFLASYIYLSTTDPRDFVQALNLRLRVPYRFAFGISVALTFLPLLEEEGRTIMAARRVRGQEPPRGWSHRLSWWSGYAAAVLVNAVRRVQQTALAMEGKGFGAYAERTYLRTLKNGRLGNLCAVTAVVATAVLGWSL, encoded by the coding sequence ATGCTGTTTCAGTATAACGGCGGTTCATCACCACTGCACAGACTAGGGCCGTTAAGTAAGCTAATATGGGTGGGATGCTTTAGCCTCCTGTCGATGGTTTGGGATTCGACGCTGCGGGAAGCAGTTCTCTTGGCTGTACTGATTGCTGTGGCTGGCTTGGGCGCACGTTTGACCTTAGCACGCCAGCTTCGGGCTATGTCATTCCTGATTGGGTTAGGCATCCCATATTTTATATTGTCTATCCTAGCGATTCGAGAAGGACATCCCGTGGCTTCATGGGGACCCATTGTCATTACAGCAGAGGGACTGGACATCGCAGGGGCGTTAACGTTGCGGATTTTTGTGTTGTTTTTGGCGTCTTATATCTATCTCTCGACGACCGATCCCCGAGATTTTGTGCAGGCATTGAATCTGCGCTTGCGTGTTCCTTATCGGTTTGCGTTCGGTATTTCAGTGGCACTGACGTTTCTCCCCTTATTGGAAGAAGAAGGGCGAACCATTATGGCAGCACGGCGTGTTCGTGGACAGGAACCACCACGAGGGTGGAGCCATCGGTTATCATGGTGGAGCGGGTATGCGGCTGCCGTGTTGGTGAATGCTGTAAGACGGGTTCAGCAGACGGCGCTGGCTATGGAGGGCAAAGGTTTCGGTGCTTATGCGGAACGGACTTATCTTCGTACACTGAAGAATGGGCGTTTAGGCAACTTATGTGCTGTGACTGCTGTAGTAGCTACGGCTGTTTTAGGGTGGAGCTTATAA
- a CDS encoding GAF domain-containing protein — protein MFQTIPYEGTRHEQFESVLGQLRALIHDESNTIANLANASALLGHFLPNINWSGFYLYDGTELVLGPFQGLPACIRIPLGRGVCGTAAAEQRTLVIDDVHAFPGHIACDAASNSEIVIPLVKNGELIGVLDIDSPLKGRFDHEDRVFLEEFTAILLASL, from the coding sequence ATGTTTCAAACTATACCTTACGAAGGCACACGTCATGAACAATTCGAATCCGTTCTCGGGCAACTCCGGGCACTGATTCATGATGAATCCAATACCATTGCTAATCTAGCAAATGCTTCAGCATTACTCGGTCACTTCCTTCCAAATATTAACTGGAGCGGTTTCTATCTTTATGATGGCACTGAGCTTGTACTTGGTCCTTTCCAGGGCTTACCTGCATGTATACGGATTCCGTTGGGACGTGGCGTATGCGGTACCGCAGCAGCAGAACAACGAACGCTTGTTATAGATGATGTACATGCGTTTCCAGGACATATTGCCTGTGACGCTGCTTCCAATAGTGAAATCGTTATTCCCCTTGTCAAGAATGGGGAGCTGATAGGAGTGCTGGACATTGACAGCCCACTTAAAGGTCGTTTTGATCACGAAGATCGTGTATTCCTAGAGGAATTTACGGCTATTCTGTTAGCCAGCCTATAA
- a CDS encoding MerR family transcriptional regulator: protein MYSIKEVQIKSGLPASTLRYYEKEGILPDVGRDEGGRRVYTEKQIDWIRFLMAMKDTGMTIEEIKAYLELNVKGEATIQERRDFLVAHKKKVEEHVAQTQHNLEKIIQKIAFYDRVVMGKSLS from the coding sequence ATGTACTCCATTAAAGAAGTTCAAATCAAGAGCGGATTGCCCGCATCTACCCTTCGTTATTATGAAAAAGAAGGCATATTACCTGATGTCGGTCGGGATGAAGGGGGAAGAAGGGTATATACCGAAAAACAAATCGATTGGATCAGGTTCCTTATGGCTATGAAAGATACAGGGATGACCATTGAAGAAATTAAGGCATACCTTGAGCTAAATGTAAAAGGAGAAGCCACAATCCAAGAGAGAAGAGATTTCCTTGTAGCCCACAAAAAGAAGGTGGAGGAACATGTGGCACAAACGCAGCACAATTTGGAGAAAATTATTCAAAAGATAGCTTTTTATGATCGTGTGGTTATGGGAAAAAGCCTCTCTTAG
- a CDS encoding MerR family transcriptional regulator → MAYTVKEVSNLSGISVRTLHYYDEIGLLKPHHIGNNGYRYYEQEQLLRLQQIMVYRELDLPLSEIGNVLEQTKEQKAEVLQEHRAKVEAKVFRLHTLLQTIDETVAHLKGEQAMKPEQMYQGFNPEKQEMYEHDLTDRYGQEAQKTIQESKTATENWSKEDYLDSQAEADQIHRRLAEAMNKGLKHNSEEVQALIRRHLQWVSRFYTPTAEIYSGLGDLYVEHEDFNKMYEGYRPGLAEYLRDGMKVLAERELN, encoded by the coding sequence ATGGCTTATACGGTGAAGGAAGTATCTAATCTGTCGGGAATCAGCGTACGAACCTTGCATTATTATGATGAAATAGGATTGCTGAAACCGCATCATATTGGAAATAATGGATATCGCTATTACGAACAGGAACAACTGTTGAGGCTTCAGCAAATCATGGTATATAGGGAACTGGATTTGCCTTTATCTGAAATTGGAAATGTGCTGGAGCAAACCAAGGAACAAAAGGCCGAGGTTTTGCAAGAGCATCGAGCCAAGGTCGAGGCCAAAGTCTTCCGCTTGCATACTCTCCTACAAACCATCGACGAAACGGTGGCTCATTTGAAAGGGGAACAAGCAATGAAACCAGAGCAAATGTACCAAGGGTTTAACCCGGAAAAGCAGGAAATGTATGAACATGATTTGACAGACCGTTATGGTCAAGAGGCTCAGAAAACAATTCAGGAGAGCAAGACGGCGACGGAGAACTGGAGCAAAGAGGATTATTTGGATTCGCAGGCAGAGGCTGACCAGATTCATCGACGGCTGGCTGAAGCCATGAATAAAGGATTGAAGCATAACAGTGAAGAAGTACAGGCGCTGATCCGCCGTCATCTTCAATGGGTAAGCCGATTTTATACTCCTACCGCAGAAATTTATAGCGGGCTGGGAGATTTGTATGTCGAGCATGAGGATTTCAATAAAATGTATGAAGGCTATCGCCCCGGGCTGGCTGAGTATTTGCGAGACGGAATGAAGGTGCTGGCCGAACGGGAATTAAACTAG
- a CDS encoding GNAT family N-acetyltransferase, giving the protein MCAYACKGHIPPQESSRLRLRRMESGDAATMFACWSDPEVHRYMNLSGMSGREDAEDMIELLNELAKTEDALRWGIELKENGKLIGSCGFNYWQTEGAYKAEIGYEIAKPYWRQGYMTEALSLVLSFGYNTIRLNRIEALVDPRNTGSQALLSSMGWTQEGLLRQVQHTSTGFKDMLMYSLLHEEWLRLEAQRNAVSV; this is encoded by the coding sequence ATGTGTGCATATGCATGTAAGGGGCATATACCACCGCAGGAAAGTTCGCGTCTTCGGCTGCGAAGGATGGAAAGCGGGGATGCGGCTACGATGTTCGCTTGCTGGTCTGACCCGGAGGTTCACCGTTATATGAACCTTTCTGGTATGTCAGGGCGTGAGGACGCAGAGGATATGATTGAGCTGTTGAATGAGCTGGCGAAGACGGAGGATGCGCTGCGCTGGGGAATAGAGCTGAAGGAGAACGGGAAGTTGATTGGAAGCTGTGGTTTTAATTATTGGCAGACAGAGGGAGCTTATAAAGCTGAGATTGGTTATGAGATAGCCAAGCCTTATTGGCGACAGGGTTACATGACCGAGGCGCTAAGCTTGGTGCTGTCATTCGGGTATAACACGATTCGGTTGAATCGGATCGAAGCGCTGGTGGACCCGCGCAATACAGGCTCGCAAGCTCTGCTGTCCTCGATGGGCTGGACACAGGAAGGACTGTTGCGGCAGGTACAGCATACATCTACAGGCTTTAAGGATATGCTGATGTATTCTTTACTGCATGAAGAATGGCTCAGACTGGAGGCACAACGAAATGCTGTTTCAGTATAA